Proteins encoded within one genomic window of Geotalea daltonii FRC-32:
- a CDS encoding TRAP transporter large permease, which translates to MTGPMMGVTGIAVMLLMLFFLRIPAAFTMLLVGFFGFAAATSFDAACSMLGSELWSTFSNYGLTVIPLFILVGEIVHYAGYNNGLYFATYRWFGHHRGGLAMTTIMASAAFSAISGSNTATAATMSAVAIPAMNEYKYHPLLNAGSVAAGATLGVLIPPSIVLVVYGLYTGQSIGKLFFGNIIPSAILTTLILATVVVICRIHPEWGPAGPKSSWKERFESLPEAIDILVLFGIIMYALFTGVVTATEAAAVSCFLALVICTVRRKLTWKKLGGAFVDTLRISCMVFMIVAGALIFAKFLTVTRLPAETAEWIGMLALPKWMVLCTILLCYIIGGCIMDALAFLLVSLPIFYPLVTQLGYDPIWFGQVITIVTTMGSIMPPIGICCYVVSGMSGIPLGTAFRSGLYYMPSYIFSVFVLMVSPYWTVLVLSDLVK; encoded by the coding sequence ATGACCGGCCCGATGATGGGAGTTACCGGCATTGCCGTCATGCTCCTCATGCTTTTTTTCCTGCGCATACCTGCGGCTTTTACCATGCTGCTGGTGGGTTTCTTCGGCTTTGCCGCGGCCACTTCCTTCGATGCCGCCTGCTCCATGCTGGGCAGCGAGCTATGGTCGACCTTTTCCAACTACGGTTTGACGGTAATCCCGCTCTTTATCCTGGTGGGTGAAATCGTCCACTATGCCGGCTACAATAACGGTCTCTATTTCGCCACCTACCGCTGGTTCGGCCATCACCGCGGCGGGTTGGCCATGACCACCATCATGGCTTCCGCTGCCTTTTCCGCCATTAGCGGCTCCAATACCGCGACGGCAGCGACCATGAGCGCCGTAGCCATTCCGGCCATGAACGAATACAAGTATCACCCGCTGCTCAATGCCGGTTCCGTTGCCGCCGGGGCGACCCTGGGCGTGCTCATTCCTCCCAGTATCGTCCTAGTCGTCTACGGGCTCTATACGGGCCAGTCCATCGGCAAGCTCTTCTTCGGCAACATCATCCCCAGCGCCATTCTTACCACCCTCATCCTGGCAACGGTGGTGGTGATCTGCCGGATTCATCCCGAGTGGGGTCCTGCCGGTCCTAAAAGCTCATGGAAAGAGCGGTTCGAGTCGCTGCCCGAGGCCATCGATATCCTGGTGCTGTTCGGCATCATCATGTATGCTCTCTTCACCGGGGTAGTGACCGCCACCGAAGCGGCCGCCGTCAGCTGTTTCCTTGCCCTGGTCATCTGCACCGTGCGCCGCAAGCTTACCTGGAAAAAGCTGGGTGGCGCCTTCGTCGATACCCTGCGCATCTCCTGCATGGTCTTTATGATTGTCGCCGGGGCGCTTATTTTTGCCAAATTTCTCACCGTCACCCGGCTGCCGGCCGAAACGGCCGAATGGATCGGCATGCTGGCCCTGCCCAAGTGGATGGTGCTCTGCACCATTCTTCTCTGCTACATCATCGGCGGCTGCATCATGGATGCCCTGGCCTTTCTCCTGGTCTCGCTCCCCATCTTCTACCCGCTGGTCACCCAATTGGGTTACGACCCCATCTGGTTCGGCCAGGTGATTACCATCGTCACCACCATGGGCTCCATCATGCCCCCCATCGGTATTTGCTGCTATGTGGTATCGGGCATGTCCGGCATCCCGCTGGGCACGGCCTTCCGCAGCGGGCTCTATTACATGCCTTCCTATATCTTTTCCGTTTTCGTTCTCATGGTTTCTCCCTACTGGACGGTGCTGGTCCTCTCCGACTTGGTGAAATAG
- the sfsA gene encoding DNA/RNA nuclease SfsA gives MYLMPPLIPAVLIRRYQRFLADFQLENGEIVTAHCPNSGSMKGCAVPGSPAFISRCDKPGRKLCYTWEQVKADNCWIGINTSLPNRLVHNAIESNVIKELQGYHSIRPEVRYGINSRIDLLLSRGDELCYVEVKNVTLMEDGRALFPDAATVRGQKHLRELMEMVRLGHRAVNFFVVQRPDCSSVSPADAIDPEYGRLLRLAAANGVELLAYQAQVSRETIHLTHRLPVIL, from the coding sequence ATGTACCTGATGCCCCCCTTGATACCTGCAGTTCTCATCCGCCGCTACCAGCGATTCCTCGCCGATTTCCAGCTGGAAAACGGCGAGATTGTCACTGCCCATTGCCCCAACTCAGGCAGCATGAAAGGGTGCGCCGTTCCCGGCAGCCCTGCCTTCATCTCCCGTTGCGACAAACCGGGCCGCAAGCTCTGCTACACCTGGGAGCAGGTGAAGGCCGATAACTGCTGGATCGGCATCAATACTTCCCTTCCCAACCGGCTGGTACATAATGCCATCGAAAGTAACGTCATCAAAGAGCTGCAGGGCTACCACTCCATTCGGCCCGAGGTGCGTTACGGCATCAACAGCCGCATCGATCTCCTGCTGAGCAGGGGTGACGAGCTTTGCTATGTGGAAGTGAAGAATGTGACCCTGATGGAGGATGGCCGGGCACTTTTCCCCGATGCGGCAACAGTGCGGGGGCAGAAACACCTGCGGGAGCTGATGGAGATGGTCAGGCTGGGGCACCGGGCGGTGAACTTCTTCGTTGTCCAGCGCCCGGACTGCAGCTCCGTTTCTCCGGCCGATGCAATAGATCCGGAATACGGCCGGCTGTTGCGCCTGGCTGCAGCCAACGGCGTCGAGCTCCTTGCCTACCAGGCCCAGGTCAGCAGAGAAACCATTCATCTTACCCATCGTTTGCCCGTTATCCTCTGA
- a CDS encoding serine hydrolase domain-containing protein encodes MRLIRICLIALFLSCITLCTAWGEQLDASRSGTIDLLLERAMDKNLISGGVVVIGDHAGILYSTARGEINRAGSDNLTDRTVFDLASLTKVIATTPAVMKLLDQGKISLLDPLTRWFPEFVGTDREDATILNLLTHTSGLRDFDLSSGDAMKAAINRAAAEKTHSRPGTSFNYADINFILLGELVHRVSGKTLDVFCHDELFAPLGNSATMFLPPREMTDVIAPTLGFTGGVVQDMNARRLGGVAGHAGLFSSGNDLARFARLILGSGTIEGKRVLSERVVNQMTAPYFYSNGRVVRGLGWDIESPFSAPKGSLFSEVSFGHTGYSGSSIWIDPKQDLFVIVLTNRLNYRDTSTFNQLRRDISTIAAASFTVADDLLRLTGPLEVARITAELMRPALATVKPPARKTKVRLLAYASQARSHHQPAKKPGKKHRQKSGKIRRV; translated from the coding sequence ATGCGCCTCATCCGAATCTGTCTTATCGCCCTCTTCCTCTCCTGTATCACCCTTTGTACTGCATGGGGTGAACAGCTTGACGCCAGCCGTTCAGGCACCATAGACCTGCTCCTGGAACGGGCCATGGACAAGAACCTGATCTCAGGCGGGGTCGTCGTCATCGGAGACCATGCCGGCATCCTCTACAGCACCGCCAGAGGTGAAATCAACAGAGCCGGCTCAGACAATCTGACTGATCGCACTGTCTTCGATCTGGCATCCTTGACAAAGGTCATAGCAACCACCCCGGCAGTGATGAAACTGCTGGATCAGGGCAAGATATCTCTCCTTGACCCTCTGACCCGCTGGTTTCCCGAATTCGTCGGCACCGACCGTGAGGATGCCACCATTCTCAACCTGCTGACTCACACCTCGGGGCTCAGAGATTTCGATCTGAGCAGCGGCGATGCCATGAAGGCAGCCATTAACAGGGCCGCGGCCGAAAAAACCCATTCCCGCCCCGGCACCAGCTTCAATTATGCCGACATCAACTTCATACTTCTTGGAGAGCTGGTGCACCGGGTCTCGGGAAAGACGCTGGATGTCTTCTGCCACGACGAGCTGTTTGCCCCCCTTGGCAATAGTGCCACCATGTTTCTTCCACCCAGGGAAATGACCGACGTCATTGCTCCGACCCTTGGATTTACGGGGGGTGTCGTTCAGGACATGAATGCCCGCCGTCTCGGCGGCGTCGCCGGGCATGCAGGCCTTTTCAGCTCAGGGAACGATCTGGCCCGCTTTGCCAGGCTTATTCTCGGCAGTGGCACGATCGAAGGCAAACGAGTTCTTTCAGAGAGAGTGGTCAATCAAATGACCGCCCCCTACTTCTACTCCAACGGCAGGGTCGTACGAGGGTTGGGATGGGACATCGAATCCCCCTTTTCGGCGCCGAAAGGGTCCCTGTTTTCCGAGGTCTCCTTTGGGCACACCGGCTACAGTGGCTCTTCCATCTGGATCGATCCCAAGCAGGACCTGTTTGTCATTGTTTTGACCAATCGCCTGAACTACCGGGACACAAGCACCTTCAACCAGTTGAGGCGCGATATCTCCACCATTGCCGCAGCATCCTTCACCGTAGCCGACGACCTGCTGCGCCTGACAGGGCCTCTGGAAGTGGCACGAATAACCGCCGAGCTCATGCGTCCGGCCCTGGCCACGGTAAAGCCGCCGGCACGAAAAACCAAGGTCAGGCTGCTTGCCTATGCCTCCCAGGCACGCTCACATCACCAGCCGGCCAAAAAACCGGGTAAGAAACACCGCCAGAAATCAGGCAAAATCCGCCGCGTCTGA
- a CDS encoding M23 family metallopeptidase yields the protein MNRLTLILPVFFLVVIAVALFYFLGSPAPAVSLTPESGPIAIRRDLTVKLDAGRGVLKRLTIAAVQGEKTVNVLVKDYPGKSQQATETVNLLRSGLKEGPFTLQVRATNSAPRFGADRTTSKQFAFTFENKPPAVAVLSIAHNITRGGAGLVVYTVAKEVEKTGVVIGNQFYPGYRQGGEYYTCLFPFPYDMDLNQFIPRVTAVDRAGNERVVGINYHLIDKNFPPDRINLTPAFVDKIAAEFRDRDPQATSSLELFLKVNGEVRAQDRKTIQDLSRQTSPVPLWEGIFLRMPNAAPLGGFAQTRTYVYEGKEVDTQTHLGFDLASLAHAEVPAANRGKVVFAGDLGIYGQCIIIDHGMGLQTIYGHLSRIGVKEGDNVEKGQMIGNTGATGMAGGDHLHFEVVVSGQSVNPIEWWDPSWIKNNVSSKLELVKTPAGK from the coding sequence ATGAACAGGCTGACTCTTATCCTTCCCGTATTCTTTCTCGTTGTCATTGCTGTCGCGCTCTTCTATTTCCTGGGATCGCCGGCTCCGGCCGTGTCCCTTACTCCGGAAAGCGGGCCGATTGCCATCAGGCGGGACCTTACGGTTAAGCTGGATGCAGGGCGAGGGGTGCTGAAGCGGCTGACCATTGCCGCCGTTCAGGGTGAAAAAACGGTCAATGTGCTGGTCAAGGATTACCCCGGAAAGTCACAACAAGCCACGGAAACCGTCAACCTGCTCCGGTCAGGCCTGAAAGAGGGACCGTTCACTCTGCAGGTGAGGGCGACCAACTCCGCTCCGCGATTCGGCGCTGACCGAACCACAAGCAAACAATTTGCCTTCACCTTCGAAAACAAGCCTCCGGCAGTGGCTGTACTGAGCATTGCCCATAACATTACCCGCGGCGGAGCGGGGCTGGTGGTTTACACCGTAGCGAAAGAGGTGGAAAAGACGGGGGTTGTTATCGGCAATCAGTTTTATCCCGGCTACCGCCAGGGGGGAGAATACTACACTTGTCTCTTTCCGTTTCCCTATGACATGGACCTCAACCAATTCATTCCAAGAGTCACGGCGGTGGATAGAGCCGGCAACGAGCGGGTGGTGGGGATCAATTATCACCTTATCGACAAGAATTTTCCGCCTGACCGCATCAACCTGACTCCGGCTTTTGTGGATAAGATCGCTGCCGAGTTCAGGGACAGGGATCCCCAGGCTACATCCTCCCTGGAACTGTTCCTCAAGGTAAACGGCGAAGTGCGCGCCCAGGACCGCAAGACGATTCAGGACCTGAGCCGTCAAACTTCGCCCGTTCCACTCTGGGAAGGCATCTTTCTGCGCATGCCGAACGCCGCCCCCCTGGGTGGCTTTGCCCAGACCCGCACCTATGTCTATGAAGGGAAAGAGGTGGATACCCAGACCCATCTCGGTTTCGACCTGGCCTCACTGGCCCATGCAGAGGTCCCGGCAGCCAACCGGGGCAAGGTTGTGTTTGCCGGTGACCTGGGCATTTACGGACAGTGCATCATCATCGACCATGGCATGGGGCTGCAGACCATCTATGGGCACCTGAGCCGGATCGGAGTCAAGGAGGGAGACAACGTGGAAAAGGGGCAGATGATTGGCAACACCGGGGCCACCGGCATGGCTGGCGGGGATCATCTGCACTTCGAGGTGGTGGTTTCGGGACAGTCGGTCAATCCCATCGAGTGGTGGGACCCATCCTGGATCAAAAACAACGTCAGCAGCAAATTGGAGCTGGTGAAAACGCCGGCGGGGAAGTAG
- a CDS encoding TraB/GumN family protein: MAHRLHLEQFGPVSALPILHYRMEFAHLVREAVARLKPDCICIELPPTLKSHLLRTIRRLPEISVLSYESKGGTVYLVIEPADPLVEAARLALEQDIPLHLVDIDLDDYPPHQGALPDSYAVHRLGLKAYYDEFRKAGSIPPGKEDLLREKGMTFQLQQLAKEHGRILFICGMYHLERVREFYERPQAAPLSRVRRDDVRLWNLHPDSCREILAEYPFLSAMYDLRRGPLPPEPEPSNLSLRKRFNALELIGGKTEIPEEEALRQAVLRSVRHVGGEGEMPDRQRIMLRLFQEAARHYRQETGESIHIWQKRAFFRFARNYALAGGSLLPDLFQMLTAARSCIDDNFAYAFYRLATYPMWQQEESDIPTVRLTPEDLWSGSRRIRFRPREQRRGKGLSPLAFLRRKKEKRPGEWLEGFDNQSICSYPPEDLIIEDYGRFLKQKGAKQLSEEQNRVEPFSASMLDGIDMRETLRNLHEGRIYVRENQRVKGGVGGVVVIFHEDSGNQRFPYHMTWLGEHAQESDMAFYATSPDDNIVGPGICRCEYGGFLLSYPPRRMLDVWSDGDYAFARCKSEVLLLAALDYSPEKHVVYVAARPPRSYFRQIAARLGKKIVYIPLGSLSPVKLKRLRIFHVLYGHDKRGTARDYVW; encoded by the coding sequence ATGGCCCACAGACTCCATCTTGAACAGTTCGGCCCCGTATCTGCCCTTCCCATTCTCCACTACCGGATGGAGTTCGCCCACCTGGTGCGCGAAGCGGTGGCCCGACTTAAGCCTGACTGCATCTGCATCGAACTTCCACCGACTCTGAAATCCCACCTGCTGCGCACTATTCGACGGCTACCGGAAATCTCCGTTCTCAGTTACGAATCCAAGGGAGGCACCGTATACCTTGTCATCGAGCCAGCCGATCCCCTGGTAGAGGCAGCAAGGCTCGCTCTTGAGCAGGATATCCCGCTGCATCTGGTGGACATCGACCTGGACGACTACCCACCCCACCAGGGAGCGCTGCCTGATTCCTACGCCGTTCATCGCCTGGGGTTGAAGGCATACTACGACGAATTCAGGAAGGCCGGCAGCATTCCGCCGGGCAAAGAAGACCTGCTGCGGGAAAAGGGAATGACCTTTCAGCTGCAGCAGCTGGCAAAGGAACATGGGCGGATTCTCTTCATCTGCGGCATGTATCATCTGGAGCGGGTTAGGGAATTTTACGAGCGGCCCCAGGCAGCGCCATTGTCACGGGTGCGCCGGGACGATGTCCGCCTCTGGAATCTCCATCCCGACTCCTGCAGGGAGATCCTGGCCGAATATCCTTTCCTTTCCGCGATGTATGACCTTCGCCGCGGCCCACTCCCTCCCGAGCCGGAACCGTCAAACCTGTCCTTGCGCAAACGCTTTAACGCCCTGGAGCTGATCGGCGGAAAAACGGAGATTCCGGAAGAGGAGGCGTTGCGCCAGGCGGTGTTGCGAAGCGTCCGCCACGTGGGAGGTGAGGGAGAAATGCCCGACCGCCAGCGGATCATGCTCCGCCTCTTCCAGGAAGCGGCCCGCCATTACCGGCAGGAAACCGGCGAGTCGATCCACATCTGGCAGAAGCGGGCCTTTTTCCGTTTTGCCCGCAATTATGCCCTGGCTGGCGGCAGCCTTCTCCCCGACTTGTTCCAGATGCTCACCGCCGCCCGTTCCTGCATCGACGACAATTTTGCCTACGCCTTTTACCGCTTGGCCACTTATCCAATGTGGCAGCAGGAGGAAAGCGACATCCCCACCGTCCGGCTGACACCCGAGGACCTCTGGTCGGGGAGTCGCCGCATCAGGTTTAGACCTCGGGAACAGCGCCGGGGCAAGGGGCTGTCGCCGCTGGCCTTTCTCAGGCGAAAGAAGGAGAAGCGTCCCGGCGAGTGGCTGGAGGGATTCGACAACCAGTCCATCTGCTCCTATCCGCCGGAAGATCTCATCATCGAGGACTATGGCCGTTTTCTCAAACAGAAGGGGGCAAAGCAGCTCTCGGAAGAGCAAAACCGGGTCGAGCCCTTCTCGGCATCCATGCTGGACGGCATCGATATGCGCGAGACCTTGCGCAACCTGCACGAGGGGAGGATCTATGTGCGGGAAAACCAGAGGGTCAAGGGGGGCGTCGGCGGAGTGGTGGTGATCTTCCATGAAGACAGCGGCAACCAGCGGTTCCCCTACCACATGACCTGGCTGGGGGAACATGCCCAGGAATCGGACATGGCTTTCTATGCCACGTCACCCGATGACAACATCGTCGGCCCCGGCATCTGCCGCTGCGAATACGGCGGCTTTCTCCTTTCCTATCCGCCACGAAGGATGCTCGACGTGTGGAGCGATGGCGATTATGCCTTTGCCCGATGCAAGTCGGAGGTCCTGCTGCTGGCAGCCCTGGACTATTCACCGGAAAAGCACGTGGTCTATGTGGCAGCCCGCCCGCCGCGCAGTTATTTCCGGCAGATTGCCGCCCGGCTGGGGAAGAAGATCGTCTATATTCCCCTTGGTTCCCTATCGCCGGTGAAGCTGAAGCGACTGCGGATCTTTCATGTTCTCTATGGGCATGACAAGCGGGGCACTGCTAGGGATTACGTATGGTAG
- a CDS encoding Crp/Fnr family transcriptional regulator, giving the protein MRRTGIDSAGNNGGFVMDKSPSDAILFGCEELFWPLERRGEELERNQWLSDLGWPEIMALASYMSPYKIPAGTAVCREGDREVFLCLICDGVIDVVKEDSSGCAKVLTSISRGKTIGEMSLIDGEPRSATMIARSDATLLVLKLAGFRDLAEVHPRLYGKLAEKIARVLSQRLRQTSGALAEYI; this is encoded by the coding sequence GTGAGAAGGACCGGCATCGATTCGGCAGGAAATAATGGGGGATTTGTCATGGATAAAAGTCCGTCTGATGCAATTCTATTTGGATGCGAAGAGCTTTTCTGGCCCCTTGAGCGAAGGGGGGAGGAACTGGAACGGAACCAGTGGCTGTCTGATCTCGGTTGGCCCGAGATTATGGCACTTGCCTCTTACATGTCCCCATACAAGATCCCCGCTGGAACGGCTGTTTGCAGGGAAGGAGACCGGGAGGTCTTTCTTTGTCTCATCTGCGATGGCGTTATCGATGTGGTAAAGGAGGATTCCAGCGGCTGCGCCAAGGTGCTGACCAGCATCAGCAGGGGGAAAACCATCGGTGAGATGTCCCTTATCGACGGAGAGCCGCGTTCCGCTACAATGATTGCCCGCAGTGATGCAACTCTTCTGGTCCTTAAGCTGGCAGGCTTCCGTGACCTTGCCGAGGTTCACCCAAGGCTTTACGGGAAGCTGGCAGAGAAAATCGCCCGCGTTCTCAGCCAGCGCTTGCGCCAGACCAGCGGCGCATTAGCCGAATATATCTAG
- a CDS encoding HD domain-containing phosphohydrolase — protein MNRKLFYYLHSIVARRILGLFVLCAMLPTATLGIFTLSQVADKLREQAHERLHQASKNVAMTIVEGLTFLKSEMEELAASRGKDAGLSHLVASKQGGDPLHHRFLSLAILQPNAKTKVIFGKLCPLPPLNERILKQLSSGKAFIYAGRTDRPPPVFIAIAVGKGTAPRFLVGEINPDYLWERVSDALPPLTEAAIIDSAGTGLYCSPLFPLATIARFKNGQQPAFGQYELPDGADTYLANHRSIFLRGAFLTDDWTVVVTQSKADAFMALTKFARTFILILVLTLLVVCYLSSVQIRRSLVPLARLKEGTRHISRGDFASRIEVNSGDEFEEVADSFNIMAEHLRRQFETLSGTGQIVRTILTALERKKIIAAVVNNMQSVIGCDQVALFLLEPGLKDTAIAYHSNAGGENPAYTVFPPEELDLLEKTPESLLVGPGEFSGLLSTVGRGGLMAHALLPIRLHQNIGGILVLGYREKPDRPQEDLLRARQIADQIAVAIVNADLIDELAQLSWGTLTALARAVDTNSPWTAGHSERVTELSLRIGKAMGLSPQELQLLHQGGLLHDIGKISVPGSVLDKPGKLTEEEFALIREHPAKGALILEPIPPYRKVIPLVEQHHEWFNGEGYPLGLAGEAISLGARILAVADVYDALLSDRPYRAGWESHRVLAYIEERAGHQFDPAVVDAFLTICGDEVPA, from the coding sequence ATGAATCGTAAGCTCTTTTATTATCTGCACAGCATAGTGGCCCGCCGTATACTCGGCCTGTTCGTCCTTTGTGCCATGCTGCCCACCGCAACGCTCGGCATTTTCACCCTCAGCCAGGTAGCCGATAAACTTCGGGAACAGGCCCATGAACGTCTGCACCAGGCCAGTAAAAATGTCGCCATGACCATCGTTGAGGGATTGACCTTCCTCAAGTCCGAGATGGAGGAACTGGCTGCATCGAGGGGCAAGGATGCAGGTCTTTCACATCTCGTGGCCTCAAAACAGGGGGGAGACCCACTCCACCACCGCTTCCTGAGCCTCGCCATTTTGCAGCCGAATGCAAAGACCAAGGTGATTTTCGGCAAACTGTGCCCGCTTCCCCCCTTGAACGAGCGGATTCTCAAGCAGCTTTCTTCCGGCAAAGCTTTCATTTACGCCGGTCGCACCGACAGGCCTCCCCCTGTTTTCATTGCCATTGCCGTCGGCAAAGGGACTGCTCCCCGGTTCCTGGTTGGCGAAATAAATCCGGATTATCTCTGGGAACGGGTAAGCGATGCATTGCCGCCACTGACCGAAGCAGCGATCATTGATTCCGCCGGCACAGGACTCTATTGCTCCCCTCTTTTTCCATTGGCCACCATCGCCCGGTTTAAAAACGGGCAGCAGCCTGCTTTCGGTCAATACGAACTGCCCGATGGAGCCGACACCTACCTGGCCAATCATCGGTCAATTTTTCTCAGGGGTGCCTTTCTCACCGATGACTGGACTGTCGTCGTCACCCAGTCCAAGGCAGACGCCTTCATGGCGCTCACCAAGTTTGCACGGACCTTCATACTCATCCTCGTGCTGACTCTTCTGGTGGTCTGTTACCTGAGCAGCGTGCAGATCCGGCGGAGCCTCGTTCCATTGGCAAGGCTCAAGGAAGGGACACGCCATATAAGCCGTGGAGATTTTGCCAGCAGAATCGAGGTCAACAGCGGTGATGAATTTGAAGAGGTTGCCGATTCCTTCAATATCATGGCGGAACATCTGCGGCGACAATTCGAAACCCTGTCGGGAACGGGACAGATTGTCCGTACCATCCTTACCGCCCTGGAACGGAAAAAGATCATCGCTGCCGTTGTCAACAATATGCAGAGTGTAATAGGATGCGATCAGGTTGCCCTGTTTCTCCTGGAGCCGGGCCTGAAAGACACGGCCATTGCCTACCATAGCAACGCGGGTGGCGAAAATCCTGCTTATACGGTCTTTCCCCCAGAGGAACTGGATCTACTGGAGAAGACTCCCGAGAGCCTGCTGGTGGGGCCGGGTGAATTCTCCGGGCTGCTTTCCACTGTAGGGAGAGGTGGCCTCATGGCGCATGCGCTTCTGCCGATACGTCTCCATCAGAACATCGGTGGAATTTTGGTTCTTGGGTATCGTGAAAAGCCGGATCGACCCCAGGAAGATTTGCTTCGCGCCAGACAGATAGCGGATCAAATTGCCGTTGCCATAGTCAATGCCGATCTGATCGACGAACTGGCTCAACTCAGCTGGGGGACCCTTACGGCCTTGGCTCGGGCCGTAGATACCAATTCCCCGTGGACTGCCGGGCATTCTGAGCGAGTAACGGAATTGTCATTGAGAATAGGGAAAGCAATGGGATTGTCCCCGCAAGAACTGCAATTGCTGCACCAGGGTGGACTGCTTCACGATATCGGCAAGATCTCCGTCCCTGGTTCCGTTCTCGACAAACCGGGAAAGCTTACGGAGGAAGAGTTCGCATTGATACGAGAACATCCGGCCAAGGGTGCCCTGATCCTGGAGCCTATTCCCCCTTACCGGAAAGTCATTCCCTTAGTGGAACAGCACCATGAATGGTTCAACGGGGAAGGCTATCCCCTTGGCCTGGCTGGGGAAGCTATTTCACTGGGTGCCCGCATCCTCGCCGTTGCCGATGTCTACGATGCTCTTCTCTCCGACCGGCCTTATCGGGCAGGCTGGGAGTCCCATCGGGTGCTCGCCTATATTGAAGAACGTGCAGGGCACCAATTCGATCCTGCAGTGGTGGATGCTTTCCTGACAATATGCGGTGATGAAGTCCCGGCATGA
- a CDS encoding prepilin-type N-terminal cleavage/methylation domain-containing protein, with product MLLMLHIRVRMPSFLEKGFTLLELLVIMSAIAILAAIATQAFSTYIQKARVARAIVEIRGLEGDIRNFVGENYRLPMGLNELRRGSLLDPWGTPYQYLNIANGEIKGKGSLRKDRNLVPINSDYDLYSMGADGQSLPPLTAKPSQDDIIRANNGAYIGLASLY from the coding sequence ATGCTGCTGATGTTGCACATACGTGTACGAATGCCTTCTTTTCTCGAAAAAGGCTTCACGCTCCTCGAACTGCTCGTCATCATGTCTGCCATCGCCATTCTTGCCGCCATCGCCACGCAAGCCTTTTCCACCTACATACAGAAGGCAAGAGTGGCACGGGCCATTGTCGAGATCAGGGGCCTGGAAGGCGATATCCGTAATTTCGTTGGCGAGAACTACCGCCTGCCCATGGGCCTGAACGAACTGAGAAGAGGGAGCCTCCTCGACCCGTGGGGAACCCCGTACCAGTACCTGAACATCGCCAACGGTGAAATCAAGGGGAAAGGCTCGCTCCGCAAGGATCGCAACCTGGTTCCGATCAATTCCGACTACGACCTTTACAGCATGGGAGCAGATGGTCAGTCTCTCCCTCCACTCACAGCCAAGCCCAGCCAGGATGACATCATCCGCGCCAACAACGGCGCCTATATCGGGCTGGCTTCCTTATATTGA
- a CDS encoding AAA family ATPase → MEHATIDGINLSLANPVELSLKWVGQGELLKQLLAAWMVIDERDIPFNPRLIGKPGVGKTTLAYAAARSLNRPVYLFQATMDTRPEDLIVTPVIGPDGKIQYAASSLVSAMVAGGILILDEGNRMSEKAWASLAPLLDDRRYVESIITGLRIPAHHDFRIVVTMNEDASTFEVPEYIHSRLQPQIYIDFPEADEEMMILKENLPFAATSILKYVVDFLQRAHTADELYSVRDGINIARYALKMMATTENAPKALLPLAVERILGEEALRYL, encoded by the coding sequence ATGGAACATGCAACCATTGACGGTATCAATCTGAGCCTGGCCAATCCGGTGGAGCTGTCCCTGAAATGGGTCGGCCAGGGGGAGCTTCTGAAGCAGCTCCTGGCTGCGTGGATGGTCATCGACGAGCGGGATATCCCCTTCAATCCCCGCCTGATCGGCAAGCCCGGGGTAGGCAAGACCACCCTCGCCTACGCCGCGGCCCGCAGTCTCAACCGACCGGTCTACCTCTTCCAGGCGACCATGGATACCCGGCCGGAAGACCTGATTGTCACCCCGGTGATCGGTCCCGACGGCAAGATTCAATATGCCGCTTCTTCCCTGGTCTCGGCCATGGTTGCCGGCGGTATCCTCATCCTCGACGAGGGCAATCGCATGAGCGAAAAGGCCTGGGCCTCCCTGGCGCCCCTCCTGGACGACCGCCGCTACGTGGAGTCCATCATCACCGGCCTGCGCATCCCCGCCCACCACGATTTCCGCATTGTCGTCACCATGAACGAAGATGCCTCCACCTTCGAAGTGCCGGAATACATCCATTCCCGGCTCCAGCCCCAGATCTACATCGACTTCCCCGAGGCGGACGAGGAGATGATGATCCTCAAGGAAAACCTCCCCTTTGCCGCCACTTCCATCCTCAAGTATGTGGTCGATTTTCTCCAGCGTGCCCACACAGCCGACGAGCTTTACTCGGTACGGGACGGCATCAACATCGCCCGCTATGCCCTAAAGATGATGGCCACCACCGAAAATGCGCCGAAGGCTCTGCTGCCCCTGGCGGTGGAGCGGATACTGGGAGAGGAGGCGCTAAGATACTTGTAG